gccaatcagctcctagctgccatgttacaggctgtttttgaaaaatgacagttgggtgcTGATTAGttagtgctttatctccatccactttacctctctccaaggcttggtacatagaccccatatATAGACCTCTAATTCTAAAAGTACCAGTATAGTCCTTCAGTTACTGTATGTGGAAACAAttagtataatataatataatggttATATTGAACTTGTCTGTATAACTGTTATATATCGCTTATGTATTACCAGGTTTGCATTGTGGAGTGTGAAGGAAAAATCTACTCAAGTTCAATGTGGGCTGTATGCAAAACAGTTCTCATAAAGTCGTCTATACAACTCAGCATGGACAGTTTCGAGGAAGACTTTAAACCTTTCGACGTTGAAGACACCCAACTCTCCACCAACTTCAAGCGTCTGAGGGATCTCACACAATTGGTTGACTTAAGCAAAATTAAGGATGAGAAAAGACTGTCTAAAATCAGTAGCCTGATCcgtgaagaaggagaagaagatgcTAGCATTGACGGAGGAGAAACTACTCTTGGGATGACCACTGGGCCCGATGAAATGATTGATTTTCAagaccccacaaatgccatgtcgaAACGTTTTGGGGGGTTTGTAAAAGGAAAATACAGCTACCGGAAATTCATGGGTCCATCAAAAGACCTCCAGAAGCGTTATGGGGGCTTCATCGGGGTTCGAAAATCAGCCAGGAAATGGAACAATCAGAAAAGATTTAGTGAGTTTCTCCGGCAATACTTGGGCATGTCTACACGTTCCGCAGAGTACGACAGTTTCACCAATGACATGAATGACATGAATGAGCAGAATAAAATATAAGACTATTGTTTCTTGATGCACATAGTTATTTGATTCGGAACTAGGAAGGCAGAAAGTCAACCTCCACCTCAGAGTATACTTTAGGACTTTCTCACAAATGTCATTGATCTGTTGGCCCATGACTAGTGGACATACTCTGTACTGCTCGATTCATAAACTGATGTCGATAGCATCTCAGTGAATATTTGACCCAACGGGGAGAGAGTTCAAGGTGGCGTCTAGAGAGGAAATATTCTGCTACCTTAATTTCTTGTCCAATATTTCTGTTGCTTTAATTTAGCACTATACTTATTTATGTAAATATATAGCATGTAATAGGTTTTACGTTGTCACTTGGCAcctaaatgacagtcttaattgggcTTTCTTTAATTAAACATTCACTTTTTCGCATGATTGCATACTCCTAGTAGAACTATGTGAAGAAATAATAACTGACCAATtgtaaagagtgaagaagtgaacaCATGGATAAGTTTcccataccaaccaatctgctcctactTATCATTGTTTGAGAATGTACTCGATCAGGGCTAGCTGCAAGCTGATTGTGATTGGTCAACTTTACAACTATTTAGGAGGTTTTATACAGTTCCCCCTAGGTGTTGATcctctatggcccagatttatcaagccttggagagtgataaattgcatggcgtcaaagtaccagtcaatcagctcctaactgccatgttacaggctgtgtttgaaaaatgacagttaggagctgattggcttgtacgttatcaccgtgcaatttattactctccaaggcttgataaatctgggcctacagctctctctctatccctatatatatatatatatatatatatacatataccacacttaggtcgacagtgtctagattgaccactgttggtcgtcagtgactaggtcgacagggtctctgggtcgacatggtctaggtcgacaggtcaaaaggtcgacatgagttttgaaatctttttttggtgtcgttttcgccgtacagtgaccgggaacccaaattagtgccccgcgtccccttgcatggctcgcaaacttcaggcaaggtgcctcgctcggcacaggttaccgttcccaatcgttgtccacgtggctcgtaaagtatgaaaaaggaaaaaacaaagaaaacaaatgtgaaaaactcatgtcgaccatttgacctgtcgacctagaacatgtcgacctagagaccctgttgacctagttactgtcgaccaatagtggtcgacctagacactgtcaacctaagtcttgtcgacctagacaccggatACCCCCAGGTAGACACAGTGGGAAATACTAAACTCCATAGGAAGTCAAATTAACTATAAAATCAAGTAAGGTAATGGATTTATCACTCTCACCCCTCCCCCGGAATAGGAGTACTCATCAGGCCTGGTCATCTCTGGTACAGACTGAATATCAATAGTAAAAACACAAAAATTACGGTGACAGTGACAGGTGAAAGACTAGACAAGACATAAAAAGTTGCGCGTAGATGTTAAATTGCAGCAATGCACAGAAATAGCGAATGAGGATAAATCACTAACAGAGCTACTTAAGCTGGCCATATACTGTTATTCGGACAAATCGGTTTAATCCGTTTGAGTTAACCAATCTGtccgtttttgtccattttctggcctttgggagcaaatggtctgttgtcatttgctcccatacactaCCAGATTTTATTGTTCTAACC
The Pseudophryne corroboree isolate aPseCor3 chromosome 4, aPseCor3.hap2, whole genome shotgun sequence DNA segment above includes these coding regions:
- the PNOC gene encoding prepronociceptin, whose protein sequence is MVKQSYTRRGPRAGDRAPHRSTDTMKSLLWSIVLLCLISHIFCDCQKDCVACNKHLYQYDNFNTLVCIVECEGKIYSSSMWAVCKTVLIKSSIQLSMDSFEEDFKPFDVEDTQLSTNFKRLRDLTQLVDLSKIKDEKRLSKISSLIREEGEEDASIDGGETTLGMTTGPDEMIDFQDPTNAMSKRFGGFVKGKYSYRKFMGPSKDLQKRYGGFIGVRKSARKWNNQKRFSEFLRQYLGMSTRSAEYDSFTNDMNDMNEQNKI